A stretch of DNA from Esox lucius isolate fEsoLuc1 chromosome 18, fEsoLuc1.pri, whole genome shotgun sequence:
ggtgtaatggtgtgggggatgttttcttggcacactttaggccccttagtgccaattgggcatcgtttaaatgccacagcctacctgagcattgtttctgaccatgtccatccctttatgaccaccatgtacccatcctctgatggctacttccagcaggataatgcaccatgtcacaaagctcgaatcatttcaaattggtttcttgaacatgacaatgagttcactgtactgaaatggcccccacagtcaccagatctcaacccaatagagcatctttgggctgtggtggaacgggagctttgtgccctggatgtgcatcccacaaatctccatcaactgcaagatgctatcctatcaatatgggccaacatttctaaagaatgctttcagcaccttgttgaatcaatgccacgtagaattaaggcagttctgaaggcgaaagggggtcaaacacagtattagtatggtgttcctaataatcctttaggtgagtgtatatataatcaaaatgtatcactttttGATTACAATGGCCCCTGATGGTGTTTCCAATATCATGAAACTAAATATAAACTTTTTGAAGCTATTTTAATAAGAATCAGTTGGCAGTTTTCTATAACCACATGAAAGAGGCTGGAAATACCCTCTTCTGTTGTTACTTTCTATCCCTGTCATTTGTATGGTTGTTGTCCTAGGTGAGAACGGAATAACAGACCTGCCAGCAAATGTCCTGAAACCCATCCCCAAGATCGAAAGCATCAACTTGGAACGCAATGCCATCAAATCAATACACCCCCAGGCCTTTTCTGGAGCCCAGAGGCTGATGCTGCTCAATTTGTATGGGAACCAGATCAACAAACTCCCCCTGAATGGCTTTCGGGACCTGCTAAACCTACGGTTCCTCATGCTGGGCCAAAACCACATATCAATGGTCAAACCCGACATGTTTACAGGCATGAGTAACCTTTCAGACCTGGACCTGCCCCTCAACTCTCTGACCGCTGTTCCCTCCAATGCTTTCAAGCCCCTGATCGCCCTCAAGGTCTTAGATTTGGCCTTCAACCGCATCCACAAGATCTCCCCCAAGGGATTTGTGGGCCTGACAGAGCTGCTGTTCCTCAACCTGGACAACAACAGCCTGAAGAGCATCTTGGCTGGGGCCTTCAAGCCTCTGGTCTCCCTGGAGATGCTGGTGCTAGATAACAACCTGTTGACCACGCTAAACTCAGCCAGTCTGGAGGGCCTGTCCAGCCTCCAGGAACTCTACCTGAGGAACAACCAGCTGGAGAGGCTACCCCCGGACCTgttcagacacacacccaggctCTTGCAGCTGGCCCTCAGTGGGAACCAGCTCAAAAATGTGGATGGGAATATTTTCACCCAGCTGTCCGGTAAGGGACTGATACTGCACTGCAAACTATTATTTAAATagacaaaaatgttatacaaaaGAATGTATCACACAAAGTCATAGACGTTTGtattacaaccccgtttccaaaaatatTGGGACGGTGTGTAaaagatttaatttttttaagaatgcaatgatgtgcaaatcatttaaactagTTCAAAAACAATATATCATATGTTGAatatgagaaatgttattgtttccaGAAAAATACATGGCCACTTTAATTTGatgtcaccaacacatttcaaaaaagctgggacaggtgcaacaaatgactggaaaacatctgacaggtgaagtgaataacacagataatctcattatcatggcacctgtcagtggatgggatatatGAGGcatcaagtgaacattctgccctcaaagttgatgtgttagaaactggaaaaatgggcaagtgtaaggatctgagtgactttgacaagggacaaattgtgaggactagaagactgggtcagagcattcttttacatcatgtggatggccaggtgcatgtgtgttgcttacctggagaacacatggcactgAGATGccctatgggaaggaggcaagcctgCATTAAAaaagacatgattctgtagtggacaggatgtcactgcatccacaaatgcaagttaaaactctatcatgcaaagaataaataaataaacaagatccagaaccgccacggacttctctgggcccaagctcatttaagatggactgaggcaaattggaaatctgtcctgtggtctgatgaattatGGACGCTGCATCCTCCGGACTGAAGAAGAAAGGGAcaatccggcttgttatcaatgcacagttcaaaagacagcatccgtgatggtatgggggtgcattagtgtacatggcataggtgacttgcacatctgtaaaggctccactaatgctgaacaataaatacaaacatttgagcaacatatgctgccatccaaacaacatctttttcagtgccaaaccacattctgcacgtattacaacagcatggctctgtagaaAAAGTGTCCAACTTGCCTGCCTCCAGTCCAGACTtgttatgaaacgaaaaatacgacaaagaaaatagaaaatcctatctcaagcaagaatgggaatacatttcactttcaaaactacagcaattggtctcctcagtacCCAAACATttgcagagtattgttaaaagaaaacataatgcaactcaatggtaaacatgtccctggcctttttttttttttaaacatgttgctgccatcaaattcaaaattggcatgtctttttccaaaaacaataacatttcgcAATTTCAACCattgatatgttgtcattgtactcTTTTCAATTTAATATAGGGATAGATgttttgcatatcattgcattatatttctatttgcattttatgcagtgttgcaacttttttggaaacagggttgtaaaaagaaaaggatTAGGGTCAATTTTAGAAActgtatttcaataaaaaatgtgtttgaattcAAGACCTTAAATGTGaaagtgtcatttattttaaaatgtacattatattttttatgcaaAGATACCTATTTACATGTGATTTGCAATGCATTCAGAAGGCAATATACAATGCAATTCAAAATTGACTCCAACCCTGATGAACTTTTGTCAAAATAAGTATGGTAACTGAATGTCCTCTGCCTTGTGCCAGGCCTGAAGGAAGTGTATCTCCATGACAACCCCTGGACATGTGACTGCAACATCAACGGCCTGGTGCGCTGGATGTCCCAGACGAAGGCCAACCTCTCCCCTTTGGAAGCGCTGAGGTGTGTTGCCCCGGCAGAGTACCGCAACAAATCCATCCACAGCCTCAAAGACCTGAATATGCGCTGCAGAGCCTAACCTGGAAACACACCAGCTCATACATTACACCAGCATCACATGGCTCTAGCCACGGTCCGGCCACAGAATAACCTGTATCCGTGCGACACTTAGGCAACCACGGCCTAACGATTTACAACTGAATGATTAATTATTAGTGTACAACCATAAGCTGAAGCTGTTGTAACGATATACAagcaaaagagaaagaagaccAAAAGGGGCTTGATAGCTTGCCATGAGCTTTCTGCCATTGGGACATTATACATTTCCATTGATGCCAAATTCATAATTTTCACCTTCATTAAacctgttattattattgtgtagTGAGAAACATTCTACTGTATTACCTCCTCTAAAATGACATGCATTTCTTTACCATAATGATCTTGATAAACCTAAAATTATCTCAACATGATAAACCCATCAAATATGTAAGGCAATTTTATGATTCTCAGATATGCAATAATCTTTTCATGCTTATTAGTTTGACATCTTTGAAGATTAGCCTTTGCTTCCAAGCTTGTCACTCACGGTTAGTTGTAATTAGCTGATCTCCTAATCTGAAGCACAATGAATACATCTCATTGTTTGCATCGAGTGAAACATATGCAAATGAAACCATAATGATCTTGCCCATGTACAACCTTAAAACAGCCTTTCCATTGTCTATACTCTAATTGagttcatactgtatattaatttgTTAATAAATGAAACCGTACTATATACACAGCATGTTCTAACTAACAGTTACTGTATTGCAGTGGATTTTGTTTATTCACATTATTTCATCATATCAAGAATTATTCAAGCCTCAATACCAACCGCAAAATTATTCATAAgtttagaaaaacatttctgttttaaccACTTTTGTATAGAAGCAGTGCTGCTTTACAGATGGAAAGTAGGTTAAAAAGTCTGTTTTACTTACAAAGTGACAGTAAACTCTCATTACCACCTGAGAGGGAATAAGGAATTCCTCATCAGATCGTTATAGCTGAATAAGCTTCCATAGAAACCGTGGTTCCACCTCCACATTCCAgagtcagtcagacagattgCTGAGGCAGCATAGACCTGAGCGTCCCTGCAATCCACAATGGCACAATTCTGTCTCCAACTGACACTAACCTGCCTTACCTTTCACGTGGCTGCCTCCTCATAGTAGCAGCAACATAAGGCAGGGGGTAGAGTAGGCCTATAGCCTGTGGTCCACtggtgaaatatatttaattcaaaattAATGACGTATATTTTACATGTCAGGATCATCGGTATTGAGCTAGAAAATGACACTACAAAAGGAATATTGTCAGGGACACGTACTGTAGCAGACAGGAAATGTGAAGGGGAATGTGAATCAGTTAATTGGGCAGCTTTGTTGTGATGGGTCGATAAGCCTGAACGAACGGTGTGGTCGTTGTATGGTAGTGGTATGAGGCCACTTAAAATCACGGGAAGGAAAAAACATGGCTGATGACACTCTGATATAGGTACTTCAGGGGAAGCACCTGGGGCTGACAAC
This window harbors:
- the si:dkey-1j5.4 gene encoding leucine-rich repeat-containing protein 15, giving the protein MQLAACLAVLVLWVAETVHSCPDACKCTKKTSPERSEVNCHKKGIKRFPVQLPPDSWILKMGENGITDLPANVLKPIPKIESINLERNAIKSIHPQAFSGAQRLMLLNLYGNQINKLPLNGFRDLLNLRFLMLGQNHISMVKPDMFTGMSNLSDLDLPLNSLTAVPSNAFKPLIALKVLDLAFNRIHKISPKGFVGLTELLFLNLDNNSLKSILAGAFKPLVSLEMLVLDNNLLTTLNSASLEGLSSLQELYLRNNQLERLPPDLFRHTPRLLQLALSGNQLKNVDGNIFTQLSGLKEVYLHDNPWTCDCNINGLVRWMSQTKANLSPLEALRCVAPAEYRNKSIHSLKDLNMRCRA